ATCTGATGAACTTTCAGAGCCGGTAAATTCTGTGTTATCGGAGGTTTCCTCAGAGGCTTCATAGCCACTGCTAGCTCCGCTCCCACTTGACTCATCCTCAGATCCATCACTTGGGGTATCACCAGAACAACCGTCGCCATCGCTCTCATACTCGTCGCTACTCGGCTGTTCATGACCCATAGCGATAAGTGCGTCTATCTTTATCGTATCAGGACTTGGGCGGTTTGGAGGTGGAGAAGTTCGAGTAGGTGAATTCGGCGAAGAGATTTCTGAATCTGACTTTGAGCCTGAGCCAGTGCTCGAGGATGGAATGCCATTGGATTGCCCAGCTGCTAAAGGTATTGGGGATCCAGACGCTTGAGCTTCCgctgaaggcgaagaagatggtgatgagggcCCTGAACTCGAGCTTGAGCTGGAGTGTGGATCCTGATCAGAAGGACCGGCTACCGGGGGGGAAGGGGATGGAGACGGTGGGGATGAAAGCTCCGAGCTGGAGCTAGGGCTTGCGCTGAGATGGCGGTCCTGACTAGAAGGGCCCGCTGCAGATGGCGAAGATGTTTGTTCAGAGCTCGATCTTGCAGACTGATTTTGGTCTGAAGGATTAGCTTCTGAAGAAGCTGCACGGCGATGGGCTTTGATCTTGATTATCCTCCTTCCTGGAGCTGCATACTCGCTCTGGTCAGAAGGGGATGAACGCCCTGAGCTTGAACTAGAacttgaacttgaggatATGCTTAGGCTTGGGGAGGGAGTGAGTTTGGCCATTCCAGCCGCAGGAGGcgcagcagaagaagatgagctcgatgatgctgctgctgtgtTCGAACCTGAGGGCTGATCCTGGTTTGAAGGACCAGCAGCCGAAGCGCGTGCAGCGTGATTTAATTTGAGCGtgattcttttcttttctctggtAGCCATATTAGCAGTGCCGCCGAGCCTCTGAACAACATCCTTGAATGGCAAGGGCTCAGGGTCTGCAACGAGGGCACGTCTTTGGCAATCTCTGTCAGATTCAAGGCTCGCCATCAGAGGAGGAGCATTGTTAAGCCGGGAGCGTGCTCGTGTTAGTCGCATAGCCGTTGGTTCAGGAGCGGGCCTGGGATTTCGGGGTCTAGGAGCAGCCTTGGCTCTGCCCTTCCTCTTGGGGTCGTGGTTCGCGTTGGATTTCTTGTTCGGCATTATGATTATAGTTGTGAATGGTTTCGATAATGGATGGGATGTTCAACAAAGCTTTGCCTTGCTAGAAATGCAATATGTTGTGATACTAAATGGTTGGACATGTTTGGGACTGAGAAGACACAGCGTCTGTTATATGCTTTCCTCATCATGGTGACTATGAATGCAATGGTATGTTGTTGTGAACGATGATCTATTGCTTTATGAAGGTCATGTCCTAATAGACAAAGACTATTTATTGTATGAACACTACAgacatcaaagacaaagcaGATGCTTTGTGTAAAGATACTATGGTTGTTTGAAGATATTTCATGTTCTCTGATGAACAAATATTTGCCCAACAAAGACGTTGAGTCTCTTTATCTCCGAAACTAACAAAGAGACTCCAAGCAGTCCCAATTCGAGCCAGTAGCAAGTATGAAATATATCCTATGCACTGGAATGTTCACAAGACTCCAATATCTTTATGAAATGTAAATGTTATTTTTCTCTTTATGTGAAACTATTATGAGTGGCAGGATATATATAGCCAGAGACCGGCCCGGCTACGAATCTCGACAAAGCCGGCAGCGAATGAGAGACAAGCAAGCCCCTTTGGTTGTCGTGAGCAAATTACCGTTTGCCTTGTTTGACTCATGGAACGTGATGTCGCTTTTGTTACCCCATGCTTATTCCATGGTTGCACCTCTTGTCTGAGACTCATTAGTCATGATGGCCGGTTCACCCAGGTGACTCAATGAGGCTCTGGACTTGATTTTACGTTTTCTTTCTTAGACAGATCACGGTATCTGATAGCTGTAGGGTCGATAAACTACCGAAGGCTAGAAATTGCCGAAAAACATGTCTTGGTTTTGAGTTCATCATTACGGGCGAAGCTACCCTAGAAGCTCTCATGATATGCTACAGCCGTTAAAGCTAACATTGATGTACCTGGACAACCGAAAGTGTATAAATGGAAGTAGCATAAGGACCTCTACACAGGCTTCAGATACTAGCCTACTCAGAGAAGTGAATATCTCGCAATAAGTAAAGATTGATACCTTATATATGAGAGAAGTTTATCAGTTAGGGAAGCATACTCATATCTTGGCTTGGATGCATATCGTCTGACAGGAAGCAGGTACAGTTGGGGTAGCCCCTCCCTCATGGCAACCGGGTCTCCACACCGCACCTTCCGGGGCAATCACACGACCAAGCCATGACCGCTATCGCCTAAAACGGCAAGTATCTACCTTACGTGATCGTCATGGTACCTGCCTCGGATCTTATCTCTCCAGGCAGTTCCGCgcgtcttcgtcttcttcataACCTCTTCCaaacatcatcttcttgccattCATCGTTTCAATTATCGCATTTACAGATACAATGAAGTTCTCGCAGGCTTCTCTTCTGGCGGCTTGTCTGCCTGCTGTCTCCGCTCGCTTCATCGAAACTGCCGAGGCCGACAACGTCATTCTCCAGCCAGACGAGCTGTTCCTGGTCGAAACCGCCCCCGGCAAGACGCAATGGGtgactgaggaggagaagtggGAGATGCGCCGTGTAAGTGTCACATTAAACTCCCAGCTCTGAATGGCTCACTAACACTCTGTAGAACGGCCAAAACTTTATGGACATCACCGACACACCTTCGCTCGGCTCCAAGCGCATCAACGCTGAGAGCACGGTCACTTTCCCTAAGAAGTGCGTGAACCAGGAcgatgtcaagaagctctccaagaacctcgagaagaagaacatgcaGGCCAACCTCGAGAAGTTGACCAGCTTCCACACCCGATACTTCAAGTCCGACTACGGCCTTCAGTCCTCCGACtgggttcttgagaaggtcaaccagatcatcaaggacGCCGGTGCTGAGGATACCGTTTTCGCCGAGAGCTTCCCTCACACATGGAAGCAACACTCCGTCATTGCGACCATCCCTGGCCAGTCTAACAGCACTGTCGTGATCGGCGCCCACCAGGATtccatcaacctcttccttcCTTCCATCCTCGCCGCTCCAGGCGCTGATGACGATGGTAGTGGTACAGTCACTATCATGGAGGTGTTCCGCGCTCTTCTCAACTCCAAGGACGTTGTTAAGGGCAAGGCTCCCAACACCATCGAGTTCCACTGGTACTCAGCTGAGGAGGGTGGTCTGCTCGGAAGCCAGGCTATCTTCAAGTCGTACGAGGAGAATGGCCGCGATGTCAAGGCTATGCTTCAGCAGGACATGACTGGCTATGTCCAGAAGACTCTCGATGCCGGTCAGCCCGAGAGCGTTGGTGTCATTACTGACTTTGTCGACCCCGGCCTGACTAAGTTTATCAAGACCGTCGTTGAGGAGGTATGTTTGTCTAGATTCCTTTGTATGTTCTTATGCTAACTCTTATTTCCAGTACTGCAGCATTCCTTGGGTCGAGACCAAGTGCGGTTATGCCTGCTCCGACCACGCTTCTGCTTCCAAGGCCGGCTACCCCTCAGCCTTTGTTATTGAGTCCGCCTTCGAGTACTCTGATCCTCATATCCACGGTACCGATGATAGCATTAAGTATCTGTCTTTCGACCACATGCTCGAGCATGCTCGCATGACCCTTGGTCTTGTTTACGAGCTTGGTTTCTACGACTTCTCTGACAAGACCGAGGAGAAGTGGAGTGACCTGTAAATGATAGATATTGTGGACTTGTGTTTAGAGAGCAGCAGTCTCCTTTTTGGATGGGCCGCCTCGATTCAGTTATTATGAGCAACGGATTACATACGAGGATACACGCATAGCTAGCGTTGAATAAGACCATCTGTTTGAAAGTCCCTAAAATGTGCACCTGCAAAGTACTCACCGTGAAACCCGGAAGATTAGAATTATATCATGAATTTCTTACATATAAGTTGATTTACCCTTTTGTCTATACCCCTATAAAGAAAAACCCTGAGCGCCACTGATGACCTACGAACACCCATTGTTTACATATTGTCTACTGGCCCTGGCCATTTCCATTATTaggaggctgctgctgctgtcccCAGGGCGACTGGCCATTCTGCTGCGCTTGCATACTCGACATCAACGCAGCGAAGAATGCCGGGTTGACGAAAGATCCACCGTTCGCAGCCTGTTGTTGACCTTGTGCAGCTGGCCACCcaggaggtggtggtggaacAGCTGCAGCATTGCCCTGAGCAGGTGGTTGAGGCCAACCAGGAATTTGGAAGCCAAAGTTGGGCATCGCTGGTGCTGCGCCTTGAGCGGGAGGTTGAGCACCGGCCCATGGGGATGGAGGAACAGCTTGTTGGGCATGCTGAGGAGCTGCCTGAGGAGGTAGCGAGTAGCCGTCTCTAGGCTGGTTGAAacctcctcttccaccacGCCCAGAACCTCGTCCACGAGCTCCACGCCCTCGAGAATCGCCACGGCGTCCTCCTCGCTGGTGAAAGTTTCTGCTCGATGGAGGCTCGTATGTCTCTGTTGTAG
This genomic stretch from Fusarium oxysporum f. sp. lycopersici 4287 chromosome 2, whole genome shotgun sequence harbors:
- a CDS encoding leucyl aminopeptidase, translating into MKFSQASLLAACLPAVSARFIETAEADNVILQPDELFLVETAPGKTQWVTEEEKWEMRRNGQNFMDITDTPSLGSKRINAESTVTFPKKCVNQDDVKKLSKNLEKKNMQANLEKLTSFHTRYFKSDYGLQSSDWVLEKVNQIIKDAGAEDTVFAESFPHTWKQHSVIATIPGQSNSTVVIGAHQDSINLFLPSILAAPGADDDGSGTVTIMEVFRALLNSKDVVKGKAPNTIEFHWYSAEEGGLLGSQAIFKSYEENGRDVKAMLQQDMTGYVQKTLDAGQPESVGVITDFVDPGLTKFIKTVVEEYCSIPWVETKCGYACSDHASASKAGYPSAFVIESAFEYSDPHIHGTDDSIKYLSFDHMLEHARMTLGLVYELGFYDFSDKTEEKWSDL